The Parcubacteria group bacterium genome has a window encoding:
- a CDS encoding ABC transporter ATP-binding protein has protein sequence MSDIAIKVKDISKTFRIPHEKITSLRGAAISAFKKKTYEEFKALDGVSFEVKKGEFFGIIGRNGSGKSTFLKILASIYKPDKGKLKIDGMISPFLELGIGFNPELSGRDNVYLNATVLGMTKKQIDEKFDDIIKFSELERFVDQKLKNYSSGMSVRLAFSVSIHANRDILLMDEVLAVGDANFQKKCIDIFKDYHAKGKTVILVTHDISSVRRYCSRALLLHDGKIVKIGDVNDVCDAYIIKNVTADARKELLENEKMQKIEDEREAELSSKNKKQS, from the coding sequence ATGTCAGATATTGCCATTAAAGTTAAAGATATTTCCAAAACCTTTCGTATTCCGCACGAAAAGATCACATCTCTTCGCGGTGCGGCGATTTCCGCATTCAAAAAAAAGACCTACGAAGAATTTAAGGCGTTGGATGGTGTTTCTTTTGAGGTGAAAAAAGGAGAATTTTTTGGCATTATTGGCAGAAATGGCAGTGGCAAATCAACTTTTCTCAAGATTCTTGCGAGTATTTATAAGCCGGACAAAGGAAAATTAAAAATAGATGGCATGATCTCGCCATTTCTTGAATTGGGCATAGGATTTAATCCAGAGTTATCAGGAAGGGATAATGTCTATCTCAATGCCACGGTTCTCGGCATGACCAAAAAACAGATCGATGAAAAATTTGATGATATTATCAAATTTTCTGAGCTGGAGCGATTTGTTGATCAAAAACTCAAAAATTACTCCTCTGGCATGAGTGTACGCTTGGCATTTTCTGTATCGATCCACGCAAATAGAGATATCCTCCTCATGGATGAAGTATTGGCTGTGGGAGATGCAAATTTTCAGAAAAAATGTATCGATATATTTAAAGATTATCACGCGAAAGGAAAGACGGTTATTTTGGTTACGCATGACATTAGTTCAGTGCGAAGATATTGCAGTCGAGCACTTCTTCTTCATGATGGAAAAATCGTGAAGATCGGTGATGTGAATGATGTGTGTGATGCATATATCATAAAAAATGTGACAGCTGATGCAAGAAAGGAATTATTGGAAAATGAAAAAATGCAAAAAATTGAGGATGAGCGAGAAGCAGAATTGAGTTCTAAGAATAAAAAACAATCTTAA
- a CDS encoding glycosyltransferase — MKILITNNALASRSGSELYVQELAQQLVLRGHDVAAFSTQVGDLAQVMMAQGVVVVDDLAKMPWMPDIIHVQHHLETMIALAYFPQTPAIYVCHGWRPWQETPPLHPRIRAYFAVDMKTRDKAINEHHIPATQIELLHNFVDLDRFVLCSPLSAKPRKALVFSNYASQGKMLFYIRHACKKAGMSLDVIGRSSGNLADKPEEILGNYDIVFAAGRSALEAMASGASVIVCGVWGMGPLVTRDNVEQFRDQNFGSMTINHSDLSIDTIYREICHYDAKDAALVTQYLRERIGIDQTVDRLEKIYEHTIEAFESVQYDPSEEHFAYAQYIRNVAIFLKKRDEQLNEIHDSIQQREQKMKGIHKLIFWKWCCGCAWLKRKICKI; from the coding sequence ATGAAAATATTGATCACAAACAATGCATTGGCATCTCGATCGGGCAGTGAGCTGTATGTGCAGGAGCTTGCACAGCAGCTCGTTTTGCGTGGGCATGATGTTGCGGCGTTTAGCACGCAAGTTGGCGATTTGGCGCAGGTAATGATGGCACAAGGTGTCGTGGTAGTGGACGATCTCGCCAAAATGCCATGGATGCCGGACATTATCCATGTGCAACATCATCTGGAGACGATGATCGCTTTGGCATATTTTCCACAAACGCCGGCAATCTATGTGTGCCATGGATGGAGACCGTGGCAGGAGACGCCACCATTGCATCCGCGGATCAGAGCGTATTTTGCCGTTGATATGAAGACACGTGACAAAGCGATCAATGAACATCATATTCCTGCTACACAGATCGAATTATTACATAACTTTGTTGATCTGGATCGTTTCGTTTTGTGTAGTCCATTGTCTGCAAAACCACGCAAAGCGCTTGTTTTTAGTAACTATGCATCCCAGGGAAAAATGCTTTTCTATATCCGTCATGCATGCAAAAAAGCAGGAATGTCATTGGATGTGATTGGCAGGTCATCCGGAAATCTTGCGGATAAGCCGGAGGAAATTCTCGGTAATTATGACATCGTTTTTGCTGCCGGTCGCAGTGCGCTTGAGGCAATGGCATCTGGAGCATCTGTGATCGTGTGTGGCGTATGGGGCATGGGTCCGCTGGTGACGCGTGATAATGTAGAGCAATTTCGTGATCAGAATTTTGGGTCCATGACAATAAATCACTCTGATTTAAGCATAGACACAATTTATCGTGAGATTTGCCATTATGATGCCAAGGATGCGGCGTTGGTCACACAATATTTGCGAGAGAGGATTGGAATCGATCAGACAGTTGACCGGCTGGAAAAGATCTACGAACACACGATAGAAGCATTTGAAAGTGTGCAATATGATCCGTCAGAAGAGCATTTTGCGTATGCACAGTATATAAGGAATGTCGCAATATTTCTCAAAAAACGAGACGAACAATTGAATGAAATACATGACAGCATTCAACAAAGAGAACAAAAAATGAAAGGGATACACAAATTGATCTTTTGGAAATGGTGTTGTGGTTGTGCGTGGTTAAAACGTAAAATATGTAAAATCTGA
- a CDS encoding glycosyltransferase family 2 protein, with product MMPKISIIMPTYNRKYCIKNAIDSLLAQTYQGFELIVVDDGSRDGTDSYVKSLYSDEVKNGKIRYIKLPENRGQSFAKNEGLKKAQYDWIGYLDTDNRMHPDFLEIFMESIDRYPDRQVFYAQHRRVYSKCVVGSPFNLDLLVSGNYIDMGVFVHSKTVYHDLGGFDFSLHCLDDWDLIILYTEKYHPVFIEKVLLDYSDDPKALRATSIGNHKNEYKKIILKYYQRIPEADFMSRYQNLFVKYTTKDNTTNDLIETISHMKSSKFWKLRERYMSFKKMLKKRFI from the coding sequence ATGATGCCAAAAATAAGTATCATCATGCCGACATATAATCGCAAGTATTGTATCAAAAATGCGATTGATTCTCTTTTGGCGCAAACATATCAAGGTTTTGAACTTATTGTTGTTGATGATGGATCACGAGATGGAACAGACAGTTATGTGAAGAGTCTGTATAGTGATGAAGTAAAGAATGGAAAAATTAGATATATCAAATTACCTGAAAATAGAGGACAGTCATTTGCCAAAAATGAAGGTCTGAAGAAAGCGCAATATGATTGGATTGGCTATCTCGATACTGACAACAGGATGCATCCGGATTTCTTGGAGATATTTATGGAGAGTATAGATCGATATCCGGATCGTCAAGTATTTTATGCGCAACACAGAAGAGTATATAGCAAATGTGTTGTTGGCTCACCATTTAATTTGGACCTATTAGTATCGGGAAATTATATTGATATGGGAGTATTTGTGCATTCCAAAACAGTGTATCACGATCTGGGAGGTTTTGATTTCTCTTTGCATTGCCTCGATGATTGGGATTTGATCATTCTTTATACGGAAAAATATCATCCGGTATTTATTGAAAAGGTTTTACTAGATTATTCTGATGATCCTAAAGCTTTACGAGCAACATCGATAGGAAATCATAAAAATGAATATAAAAAAATCATTCTCAAATATTATCAGCGGATCCCAGAGGCGGATTTCATGAGTCGATATCAAAATTTGTTTGTAAAATATACTACAAAAGACAATACGACTAATGATTTGATTGAGACTATTTCTCATATGAAATCATCGAAATTTTGGAAGTTGCGGGAAAGATATATGTCTTTCAAAAAAATGCTCAAAAAACGATTCATTTGA
- the cysC gene encoding adenylyl-sulfate kinase has protein sequence MNKKNNNGLVIWLTGLPCSGKTTLAKEIEKYFIKREMPVQRLDGDVVRETINKDLSYNKADRDKNIERVAHAIQKISDDGINVVSAFVSPYQRMRDFTRSLCKNYVEIYVKCSIEECMRRDTKGMYKKAINGEIKDFTGVQDPFEIPQNPDIVVDTENETVEENFKKIIEYIEKTSVIDVDEVIKIVRDAGAIVMRFYDVEYSIEEKENKSPVTDADMASHDFLVKKLSKYGYPVLSEEGDHNFMQRKNSKYVWIIDPLDGTMEFIKKTKEFSLMIGLADKEGESIFGIVYAPALDELYFAQKGGGAYMTKNDQKVKLHVSDKGIKNGKILVSRNHLGEFEQKFARKNNMQQVPMGSAGLKICRIARGDAELYINSSDKSGMWDICAADVILKEAGGKLTDMNEKKIFHNVENVFLMEGYVVSNNCFDIHNKLSDE, from the coding sequence ATGAATAAAAAAAATAATAACGGTTTGGTGATTTGGCTGACCGGGTTGCCATGTAGCGGAAAAACGACCTTGGCAAAAGAAATTGAAAAATACTTCATAAAAAGAGAAATGCCGGTTCAGCGATTGGATGGTGATGTTGTGCGAGAAACGATCAATAAAGATCTCAGCTATAACAAAGCGGATCGGGACAAAAATATTGAGAGAGTGGCACATGCGATACAAAAAATTTCTGACGATGGGATCAACGTTGTATCGGCTTTTGTGTCGCCGTATCAGAGGATGCGAGACTTCACGCGTTCTTTGTGCAAAAATTACGTTGAAATATATGTAAAGTGCAGTATAGAAGAATGTATGAGGCGGGACACGAAAGGTATGTATAAAAAAGCGATCAACGGAGAAATTAAAGATTTCACAGGGGTGCAGGATCCTTTCGAAATTCCACAAAATCCTGATATTGTGGTCGATACTGAGAATGAAACAGTGGAAGAGAATTTTAAAAAAATTATTGAATATATAGAAAAAACATCTGTCATTGATGTTGATGAAGTTATAAAAATTGTGAGAGACGCCGGTGCTATAGTGATGCGTTTTTATGATGTGGAGTATTCTATAGAAGAAAAAGAAAATAAATCACCGGTCACAGATGCGGATATGGCCAGTCATGATTTTCTTGTGAAAAAATTATCTAAATATGGATATCCTGTTCTTAGTGAAGAAGGTGATCATAATTTTATGCAAAGAAAAAACTCCAAGTATGTGTGGATCATTGATCCGCTTGATGGCACAATGGAATTTATCAAAAAAACGAAAGAATTCTCTCTCATGATCGGCTTGGCAGATAAAGAAGGGGAGTCAATTTTTGGCATAGTATATGCTCCGGCTCTGGATGAACTATATTTTGCTCAGAAGGGCGGGGGAGCATATATGACCAAAAATGACCAAAAAGTAAAATTGCATGTCAGTGATAAGGGAATAAAAAACGGTAAGATTTTGGTCAGCAGAAATCATTTGGGAGAATTTGAGCAAAAATTTGCTCGGAAAAATAACATGCAGCAAGTCCCGATGGGTTCAGCAGGATTAAAGATATGCCGTATTGCCAGAGGTGATGCCGAGTTGTATATCAACTCAAGTGATAAAAGTGGTATGTGGGATATTTGTGCAGCTGATGTTATTTTAAAGGAGGCGGGAGGTAAGTTAACTGATATGAATGAGAAAAAGATCTTTCACAATGTAGAGAATGTTTTTTTGATGGAGGGATATGTCGTTTCAAATAATTGTTTCGATATTCATAATAAATTGTCTGATGAATGA
- a CDS encoding DUF5672 family protein, protein MSEFERISLVQCCKILHEHDFSLVCPHDLSIGAYTSILDSYSIVYKIGRFSNEYFESVGKYNRLMMDSDFYKKYTDYDFMLVYQLDAYVFRDELAYWCKKNFDYIGAPWFEGFSLSNDKSRLLDVAGNGGFSLRKVRSFINILNHENDVEMIIKQYMDGSQNEDVFFSRYAREIDKKFKVAPPHDAMFFSFECQPRRLYKMMKNKLPFGCHGWERYDFDFWEKYIDLMGVDFKRENKLNLKKLSKMRSALDCKVGEYESVYHRMITAEKELRSIKEEGVPLKDDLKKIKNDFNQKFAMEAQKVNKVLFPNGTLRKKVVIFFIYRMKGFLWSILKFKTSMPLKSDNDIHSNTFLHENPLVTVVTITFNLMQAGREKYFRQCVKSVHDQTYKNIEHIIIDGASKDGTVELIREFADKGWVKYVSEPDNGIYDAMNKGILLAKGKYVVFLNSDDYWHGIDGVMESVKILEENGADFSYAPARIEKENGRPYKGNHPYRMPKISHVFFSMPFCHQTMFTKKDILLKEALFDTRFRSAGDYDLILRICLKGYKSILVDNEFTTFRLGGFSGTNAQEGLNEVSNSYFNHLNRLVKISEEDCEKIFGNYFSGIPKELAQELKKYEPYFDFREYENSFKMRNRIKRMIKILSNKMCFTIFSPRKFVKKYVIKLRKRNEKN, encoded by the coding sequence ATGAGTGAGTTCGAAAGGATCTCACTGGTTCAATGTTGCAAGATCTTGCATGAGCACGATTTTTCTCTTGTTTGTCCACATGATCTAAGTATTGGGGCATACACAAGCATACTGGATTCTTACAGTATTGTTTATAAGATTGGAAGATTTTCCAATGAATATTTTGAAAGTGTGGGGAAATACAATCGCTTGATGATGGATAGTGATTTTTATAAAAAGTATACAGACTACGATTTTATGCTTGTGTATCAGCTAGACGCGTATGTTTTTAGAGATGAACTCGCATATTGGTGTAAAAAGAATTTTGATTATATTGGTGCGCCGTGGTTTGAAGGATTCAGCCTGAGCAATGACAAGTCCAGATTATTGGATGTGGCAGGAAATGGTGGTTTTTCTTTGAGGAAAGTTAGAAGTTTTATCAATATTCTCAATCATGAGAATGATGTGGAGATGATCATAAAACAATATATGGATGGCAGCCAAAATGAAGATGTATTTTTTAGCAGATATGCAAGGGAGATTGATAAAAAGTTTAAAGTTGCTCCTCCGCATGACGCGATGTTTTTTTCGTTTGAATGTCAGCCACGCAGATTATATAAAATGATGAAAAATAAATTGCCATTTGGGTGTCATGGGTGGGAAAGATATGATTTTGATTTTTGGGAAAAATATATTGATTTGATGGGTGTAGACTTTAAAAGGGAAAATAAATTGAATTTGAAAAAATTATCAAAAATGCGCAGTGCCTTGGATTGTAAAGTTGGTGAATATGAAAGCGTGTATCATAGGATGATTACTGCTGAGAAAGAACTGCGTAGTATAAAAGAGGAGGGCGTCCCTTTAAAAGACGATCTAAAGAAGATAAAAAATGACTTCAACCAGAAGTTCGCGATGGAGGCACAGAAAGTCAATAAAGTTCTTTTTCCAAATGGAACCTTGAGAAAAAAAGTTGTAATTTTTTTTATATATAGAATGAAAGGATTTTTGTGGTCAATATTAAAATTCAAGACCTCTATGCCTTTGAAATCAGATAATGATATACATAGCAATACATTTTTACATGAGAATCCATTGGTAACGGTAGTTACAATCACTTTCAATCTCATGCAAGCCGGCCGAGAGAAATATTTTCGTCAATGTGTCAAATCAGTTCATGATCAGACATATAAAAACATTGAACATATCATTATCGATGGTGCATCAAAAGATGGAACAGTTGAATTGATTAGAGAATTTGCTGATAAGGGGTGGGTTAAATATGTATCAGAGCCTGATAATGGAATATATGATGCGATGAATAAGGGCATTTTGCTTGCCAAAGGTAAATATGTGGTATTCTTAAATTCTGATGATTATTGGCATGGGATAGACGGGGTTATGGAGTCGGTAAAGATATTGGAGGAGAATGGAGCGGATTTTTCTTATGCTCCGGCCAGAATAGAAAAAGAAAACGGGCGTCCGTATAAGGGTAATCATCCATATCGCATGCCTAAAATTTCACACGTTTTTTTCTCAATGCCGTTTTGTCATCAAACCATGTTCACCAAGAAGGATATTTTATTGAAAGAAGCGCTATTCGATACGCGCTTCAGAAGTGCAGGTGATTATGACTTGATTCTAAGAATTTGCCTCAAAGGGTATAAAAGTATTTTGGTGGATAATGAGTTTACAACATTTCGATTGGGTGGATTTTCAGGAACTAATGCACAGGAAGGATTGAATGAAGTTTCTAATTCTTACTTTAATCATTTAAACAGACTAGTGAAAATATCAGAAGAAGATTGTGAAAAAATATTTGGAAATTATTTTAGCGGGATACCAAAAGAGTTGGCTCAAGAGTTAAAAAAATATGAACCCTATTTTGACTTCAGAGAATATGAAAATAGTTTTAAGATGAGAAATAGGATAAAGCGGATGATAAAAATCTTATCAAACAAAATGTGCTTTACTATTTTTTCTCCCAGAAAATTTGTAAAGAAATATGTAATAAAGTTAAGAAAACGAAATGAAAAAAACTAA
- a CDS encoding glycosyltransferase family 2 protein has protein sequence MQLSIIICTYNVGQRLKKTLDSILAQGEDCYEVIIVDGVSTDGTINVIESYQDKFGKKLLWSSEKDSGIYNAINKGVKLANGEYLNIIGAGDWMEKDVLNKVYKRILQNNNPDVVYGKTRVWNAEMTTSYVKQTLPETLSKEPMQHPAMFYKRELHERFGLYDERYRIASDYAFCLKSLSVGKVAVKIVPEIFCNFVTDGISSKSRWLSLKEVTKIKQECGIGTNFLKEVFLSTRLGKRLCHK, from the coding sequence ATGCAACTTTCTATCATCATCTGCACCTACAATGTCGGACAGCGTTTAAAAAAAACGTTGGATTCGATATTGGCGCAAGGGGAGGATTGTTATGAGGTGATAATCGTTGATGGAGTATCAACAGATGGAACGATAAATGTCATTGAGAGCTATCAGGATAAGTTTGGAAAAAAATTGCTCTGGAGCAGTGAAAAAGACAGTGGAATTTACAATGCTATAAACAAGGGTGTAAAATTAGCTAACGGAGAATATCTCAACATTATTGGCGCAGGGGATTGGATGGAAAAAGATGTGTTGAATAAAGTGTATAAACGCATTTTGCAAAACAATAACCCAGATGTTGTTTACGGAAAGACGAGAGTGTGGAACGCTGAAATGACGACTAGTTATGTAAAACAGACGTTGCCGGAGACCTTGTCAAAAGAACCGATGCAACATCCAGCCATGTTTTACAAAAGAGAATTGCATGAAAGATTTGGTTTGTATGATGAAAGATATAGGATCGCATCTGACTATGCTTTTTGCTTGAAATCTCTCTCTGTTGGAAAAGTTGCTGTAAAAATAGTACCGGAAATTTTTTGTAATTTTGTTACGGATGGCATCAGTTCAAAAAGCAGGTGGCTCTCTTTGAAAGAAGTAACAAAGATCAAACAGGAATGTGGGATAGGGACAAATTTTTTGAAAGAAGTATTTTTATCGACAAGATTAGGGAAACGATTATGCCACAAATAA
- a CDS encoding sulfotransferase encodes MNDKKVICVLGMHRSGTSMVTRILNICGACVGPEEELLGSGDGNDCGHWENREILKINDDILSIFGGAWNDPPNFPYNWEEDPRLDHLYEEANIFVKKMNAMDKIWAFKDPRTCLTLPFWKKIIPHMLFVIPVRDSMEVAMSLSKRDKSSIESGLFLWKKYWMSILKNTKGENRIFTIQKNYFADWKKELQNVIDFIDSVDIDIIGNEKEIKNFISPKLNNNKIVVSNIPDELNGENITKYILDEVSDIFDKIDGKIFSEIQEKGQKITDLSNEIETMKASKFWKLRDQYMRIKNSVKFALLSFRKFIKKYLKI; translated from the coding sequence ATGAATGATAAAAAAGTAATATGTGTGTTAGGGATGCATAGAAGCGGAACGTCAATGGTTACGCGCATTTTGAATATTTGTGGAGCATGTGTTGGTCCTGAGGAGGAGCTTTTGGGATCTGGAGATGGTAATGATTGCGGGCATTGGGAAAATCGTGAGATTTTAAAGATCAATGACGACATTCTAAGTATTTTTGGCGGCGCATGGAATGATCCTCCAAATTTTCCGTATAATTGGGAGGAGGATCCTCGTCTCGATCATCTTTATGAAGAAGCCAATATATTTGTGAAAAAGATGAATGCGATGGATAAAATATGGGCTTTTAAAGATCCACGCACCTGTTTGACACTTCCTTTTTGGAAAAAAATTATTCCCCATATGCTCTTTGTGATTCCTGTGCGAGACTCTATGGAGGTGGCAATGTCTCTAAGTAAAAGAGATAAATCCTCAATTGAAAGCGGTCTTTTCTTGTGGAAAAAATATTGGATGAGTATTTTGAAAAATACAAAAGGCGAAAATAGAATTTTTACAATTCAAAAGAACTACTTTGCTGATTGGAAAAAAGAACTTCAAAATGTTATAGATTTTATTGATTCCGTTGATATTGATATTATTGGAAACGAAAAGGAAATTAAAAATTTTATTTCCCCAAAGTTAAACAACAATAAGATTGTGGTAAGTAACATTCCCGATGAATTAAATGGTGAAAATATAACAAAGTACATATTGGATGAGGTTAGTGATATCTTTGACAAAATTGATGGTAAGATATTTTCCGAAATTCAAGAAAAAGGCCAAAAAATAACGGATTTATCCAATGAAATAGAAACCATGAAAGCATCAAAATTTTGGAAATTACGTGATCAATATATGCGTATAAAAAATAGTGTAAAATTCGCGCTACTTTCTTTTAGAAAATTTATTAAGAAATATTTAAAGATTTGA
- a CDS encoding ABC transporter permease: MHKALKQHENYRELIWMLAKTDFKLRYQGSMLGYLWALLKPLLTFAVLNFVFSAVFNPRNATGVDTYSLELLVGLMMFYFFSEGTSAGLSSLVAKSQLVTKIYVPRWTIILASTINATMIFAMNLLVIVFFFTLKGFMPSIGSIALFLVFAVFIYIIVLSFSLITAPLYVKFRDLSMIWEVLLMIIMYASPIIYPLVTLPAQYHPYILLNPLAFIIHFTKESLIHGHYADPYQYMIFIFIVAGGFVLSIFSYNKFITNVAEEM, from the coding sequence ATGCATAAAGCACTAAAACAACACGAAAACTATAGGGAGTTGATCTGGATGCTTGCCAAGACGGATTTCAAATTGCGTTATCAGGGATCAATGTTGGGGTATCTTTGGGCGTTATTAAAGCCGCTCCTCACTTTTGCAGTGTTGAATTTTGTTTTTTCTGCCGTGTTTAATCCGCGCAACGCAACGGGCGTGGATACATATTCTCTAGAATTACTTGTGGGACTTATGATGTTTTATTTTTTCTCTGAGGGAACAAGCGCAGGTCTTAGCTCGCTTGTGGCAAAATCACAATTGGTGACAAAAATTTATGTGCCACGATGGACGATCATTCTTGCGTCCACGATCAATGCAACGATGATCTTTGCGATGAATTTATTGGTGATCGTCTTTTTCTTTACATTAAAGGGATTTATGCCGAGCATTGGTTCAATAGCATTATTTCTGGTCTTTGCAGTGTTTATCTATATCATTGTCTTATCATTTTCTCTGATTACGGCACCGCTCTACGTGAAATTTCGGGATCTCTCCATGATCTGGGAGGTGCTTCTCATGATCATCATGTATGCATCGCCGATCATTTATCCGCTTGTGACACTGCCGGCGCAATATCATCCATACATCCTCCTCAATCCACTGGCGTTTATCATTCATTTTACCAAAGAGTCGTTGATCCATGGACATTATGCCGATCCATATCAGTATATGATTTTTATTTTCATTGTTGCCGGAGGATTTGTGTTGAGTATTTTTTCATACAATAAATTTATTACAAATGTTGCGGAGGAGATGTAG
- a CDS encoding glycosyltransferase: MNLYLIKLGKAWQVIKRDGVCRGLQRVFGALFSMFRTVGRGDILFISGGIGDSALYRTVHVAEELRLNGFRCSVTIQDNPFLSSYVDKFSVFVFHRTLYTEKVKKMIDAIKAQDKVIIFDTDDLVYDPKYLSLMDYYQKMNSLEKKLYQNGLGGEILRDQYVKVATTTTSFLAEKLRAEGKEVFIVPNKLSVKDVRDAEKVCKIPDHLPAVHMHTHALQAGVRNDKGIIRLGYFSGTISHNKDFATITDALMRIMEKYPHVELLLVGPLDVESILVQKFRERIVQLPYALRAQHFANVAKCDINLAPLEKDNPFCEAKSELKFFEAGIVFVPTVAVANRTFAEAVQDGVDGFVAHGTDEWVEKLSQLIENKKMRKNMGERAHRTAVERHTTQNAKNLQYYEYLRERIGK, encoded by the coding sequence GTGAATCTCTATCTGATCAAATTAGGCAAGGCGTGGCAGGTGATCAAACGTGATGGCGTCTGCAGAGGTCTTCAGCGTGTTTTTGGAGCGCTTTTTTCGATGTTTCGCACCGTTGGTAGGGGGGATATCCTTTTTATTTCCGGTGGCATCGGGGACAGTGCACTCTACCGTACTGTGCATGTTGCCGAGGAATTGCGACTCAATGGATTCCGATGTTCAGTGACGATACAAGATAATCCGTTTCTCTCTTCGTATGTAGATAAATTTTCGGTTTTTGTCTTTCATCGTACGCTCTATACGGAGAAAGTAAAAAAAATGATCGATGCGATCAAAGCGCAGGATAAAGTGATCATTTTTGATACTGATGATCTCGTGTATGATCCCAAGTATTTATCTCTCATGGATTATTATCAAAAGATGAATTCTTTGGAAAAAAAGTTATATCAAAACGGTCTCGGAGGGGAGATTCTGCGAGATCAATATGTGAAAGTCGCCACGACGACTACGAGTTTTCTCGCGGAGAAGTTGCGTGCGGAAGGGAAGGAAGTTTTTATTGTGCCAAACAAACTTTCTGTCAAAGATGTGCGAGATGCAGAAAAAGTGTGTAAGATTCCGGATCACCTGCCCGCAGTGCATATGCATACACACGCATTGCAGGCGGGAGTCCGGAATGACAAGGGTATTATTCGATTGGGATATTTTAGCGGTACGATCAGTCACAATAAGGACTTTGCGACGATCACAGATGCATTGATGCGCATAATGGAAAAGTATCCGCATGTTGAATTGTTGCTGGTCGGTCCGCTTGATGTGGAAAGTATCCTTGTGCAAAAATTTAGAGAGAGGATCGTGCAATTGCCATATGCGTTGCGTGCCCAGCATTTTGCAAATGTTGCAAAATGTGACATCAATCTTGCGCCACTGGAGAAAGATAATCCATTCTGCGAAGCAAAGTCAGAGTTGAAGTTTTTTGAAGCGGGTATCGTTTTTGTGCCGACGGTTGCAGTGGCAAATCGGACATTTGCAGAGGCTGTGCAGGATGGTGTGGATGGGTTTGTCGCACATGGAACAGACGAGTGGGTGGAGAAATTATCACAACTTATTGAAAATAAAAAAATGCGCAAGAATATGGGTGAAAGAGCACACCGCACAGCAGTGGAGCGCCACACAACGCAAAATGCAAAAAATTTACAGTACTATGAATATTTGAGAGAAAGGATAGGGAAATAA
- a CDS encoding endonuclease domain-containing protein gives MLKHYNAYLKRNARTLRKNMTKAEVILWSIIRRKQICNVQFYRQKPLGKYIVDFYCPSRNLVIEIDGGHHYEDGEIIDDDLQREKFLRTELRLKVLRFTNDDICKNLTSVVDKIIEELGQ, from the coding sequence ATGCTCAAGCATTATAATGCATATCTAAAAAGGAATGCACGAACCCTTCGTAAGAATATGACGAAAGCTGAGGTGATTCTGTGGAGTATAATTCGCAGGAAACAAATCTGCAATGTGCAGTTTTATCGTCAAAAACCTTTGGGAAAATATATTGTGGATTTTTATTGTCCTTCGAGAAATTTGGTCATTGAGATTGATGGAGGACATCATTATGAGGATGGAGAAATTATTGATGATGATCTACAAAGGGAAAAATTTTTAAGAACGGAATTACGTTTAAAAGTTTTACGATTTACAAATGATGATATTTGTAAAAATTTGACTTCTGTGGTCGATAAGATTATTGAGGAGTTGGGTCAGTAG